In one window of Leptospira sp. WS92.C1 DNA:
- the rsmA gene encoding 16S rRNA (adenine(1518)-N(6)/adenine(1519)-N(6))-dimethyltransferase RsmA, translating into MSSKEYPFRKVSEIRKFLESKASAPLKKWGQNFLIDPNAIKIILGGLNSDLLPSIDRILEIGPGLGAISHGLLLFEKPVTLFEIDPVYANWLREYLPEFELREGDALQFLPEYAQESVYLFGNLPYYISSELTLSAVRNLKKLKGATFLVQKEFAKRISSEPSSIQFYLSAFGTWKLKKNIKAGAFYPRPNVDSSILEYRAAPVLENESGFIALECLCRMAFWGKRKKLASSLRDAPVSSLPFEVQNATDFSEENFRMECFASLEKSKINTDKRPEELKPKNFHEAAGYLSSSVSKLIKDT; encoded by the coding sequence ATGAGCTCCAAAGAATACCCATTTCGGAAAGTTTCTGAGATCCGGAAGTTTCTGGAGTCCAAAGCTTCCGCACCGCTCAAGAAGTGGGGACAGAATTTTCTCATCGATCCGAACGCGATCAAAATCATTCTCGGAGGTTTGAACTCCGACCTTCTCCCCTCCATCGATCGTATCCTTGAAATCGGCCCCGGACTCGGCGCCATCTCCCACGGATTGCTTTTGTTTGAAAAACCGGTGACACTTTTCGAAATTGATCCTGTTTATGCAAACTGGTTGAGAGAATATCTTCCTGAATTCGAACTTCGGGAAGGGGATGCGTTACAATTTTTGCCGGAATACGCGCAGGAATCGGTTTATCTTTTCGGAAATCTCCCCTATTATATCTCCTCCGAACTCACGTTAAGCGCCGTTAGAAATCTGAAAAAACTCAAAGGCGCAACCTTCCTGGTTCAAAAAGAATTCGCCAAACGTATATCAAGCGAACCCTCTTCGATTCAATTTTATCTTTCGGCCTTTGGAACTTGGAAACTCAAAAAAAATATCAAAGCCGGCGCGTTTTATCCACGACCCAATGTGGATTCCTCGATCTTAGAATACAGAGCCGCACCGGTGTTGGAGAATGAGTCCGGTTTTATCGCTTTGGAATGTCTTTGTAGAATGGCTTTCTGGGGAAAAAGAAAAAAACTCGCTTCTTCGTTGCGAGACGCCCCCGTTTCCTCTCTTCCGTTCGAAGTTCAAAACGCGACCGATTTTTCGGAGGAAAATTTTAGAATGGAATGTTTTGCGTCTCTGGAAAAATCGAAGATAAATACCGATAAAAGACCCGAAGAATTAAAACCGAAAAACTTTCACGAAGCCGCGGGTTATCTTTCCTCCTCGGTTTCAAAACTGATAAAAGATACCTGA
- a CDS encoding ComEC/Rec2 family competence protein has protein sequence MGKHIRNWVPCSAFSKFSLGTLSGIALDLVFPGTVLIWIGIFIILFSISVFLPKRFQIAESFVFGILFLLVVTVLFPSRFQREEKNTNVAVEKKTIFGKLERKFQEKFRERILLHLQKADLEKNSHRVALGLIFGEPKQLSKEFKQKAKEGGILHLFAASGLHLGILMGVQFSILSRIPGLGHNFPRIIPLLTGFIYLSALGYPVSLARAWIFAGMLLFQGLFFRNLRPVDLLLGSAWILWIWDPSRFYTVSFCLSFGAVTGIFLFSYPIKHFCNFLSDENFLSSFFKENLSISFSAGLGTMPVLLFAFGSFSFGSVLLNLLVVPLAGILLPILYLSLLLQETKIDFIIESSWSITEFLIQILSYLSNTLSKPLGFYKEMGDAVAIGILGWLCLALSVFSFAWISEKFFLNAVPFEKNFKNIQNSEYIYLNTKRIFSKKILPFAEIGLISWIVWIYILLYKSPELFPIENRIINNRFFFLLRNGDSLFLSGKCKYGFRALSKTFQTSKKNYCDTNKDGEALDKIFVEDESCLTWAFQCISDHPKIEILYAGRDPELWAQTSKMRIFKSQKTREIRLQGGSTILFFHTKKDSLEGLFRKTRTGRGWILLETPFGSKDNAQVWNRNRKLLGLPESWVFLEKDELQRIPISESF, from the coding sequence ATGGGAAAACACATTCGAAACTGGGTGCCTTGTTCCGCATTTTCCAAGTTTTCATTGGGAACACTTTCCGGAATCGCGCTCGACTTAGTCTTTCCGGGCACGGTTCTGATCTGGATCGGAATTTTTATAATTCTTTTTTCAATCAGCGTATTCCTTCCAAAACGATTTCAAATCGCCGAATCGTTCGTATTTGGAATTCTATTTCTTCTCGTGGTCACGGTTTTATTTCCTTCGCGATTTCAACGGGAAGAAAAAAACACGAACGTTGCCGTGGAAAAGAAAACCATCTTTGGAAAACTGGAAAGAAAATTCCAAGAGAAGTTTAGGGAAAGAATTCTGCTTCATCTCCAAAAAGCGGATCTGGAAAAAAATTCCCATCGAGTCGCGCTCGGTTTGATTTTTGGAGAACCCAAACAGCTTTCCAAAGAATTTAAGCAAAAAGCCAAAGAAGGAGGAATCCTGCATCTGTTCGCGGCATCGGGTTTGCATCTCGGAATTTTGATGGGAGTTCAATTCTCCATTCTAAGTAGAATTCCCGGACTCGGTCACAACTTCCCCAGGATCATTCCCCTTCTCACAGGATTTATTTATTTATCCGCGCTTGGATATCCGGTTTCACTCGCAAGGGCTTGGATCTTTGCGGGAATGCTTTTGTTCCAAGGACTGTTTTTTAGAAATCTCAGACCCGTGGATCTTCTCCTCGGTTCGGCTTGGATTTTGTGGATCTGGGATCCGTCTCGTTTTTACACGGTTTCGTTTTGTCTTTCTTTTGGAGCGGTAACCGGGATTTTTTTATTCTCCTATCCGATCAAACACTTTTGCAACTTTCTTTCGGATGAGAATTTTCTATCCTCCTTTTTTAAGGAAAATCTTTCGATCTCCTTCTCCGCCGGTCTCGGCACCATGCCGGTTTTACTCTTTGCATTCGGATCTTTCAGTTTTGGTTCCGTTCTTCTCAATCTTCTCGTGGTTCCTCTTGCCGGAATTCTTTTACCGATTCTCTATCTTTCCCTTCTTCTTCAGGAAACAAAAATCGATTTTATCATAGAATCGTCTTGGTCCATAACGGAATTTTTAATTCAAATCCTTTCGTATCTTTCCAACACACTTTCCAAACCGTTAGGGTTTTATAAAGAAATGGGAGACGCGGTGGCGATCGGAATCCTCGGATGGTTGTGTCTTGCCCTTAGTGTTTTCTCATTTGCGTGGATCTCTGAAAAATTCTTTTTAAATGCGGTCCCATTTGAAAAGAATTTCAAAAACATTCAAAATAGTGAATATATATATTTGAATACAAAAAGAATTTTTTCCAAAAAAATCCTTCCGTTCGCGGAAATCGGTTTAATTTCCTGGATTGTCTGGATTTACATTCTACTCTACAAATCTCCCGAACTGTTTCCGATCGAGAACCGAATTATAAACAATCGATTTTTCTTTTTGCTTCGAAACGGCGATTCCTTATTCCTCTCCGGAAAGTGTAAATACGGATTCCGAGCACTTTCCAAAACGTTTCAGACCTCCAAAAAGAATTATTGCGACACAAACAAAGACGGAGAGGCTCTCGACAAAATCTTTGTGGAAGACGAATCCTGTCTTACTTGGGCATTTCAATGTATATCGGATCATCCTAAAATCGAAATCCTCTATGCGGGTCGGGATCCGGAGCTCTGGGCACAAACAAGCAAAATGAGAATTTTCAAATCGCAAAAAACGAGAGAAATTCGCCTTCAAGGAGGATCAACGATACTTTTCTTTCATACAAAAAAGGATTCTTTAGAGGGGCTTTTCCGGAAAACAAGAACGGGCAGAGGCTGGATCCTTTTGGAAACTCCGTTCGGAAGTAAGGACAATGCACAAGTTTGGAATCGAAATCGAAAACTGCTTGGGCTCCCGGAGAGTTGGGTGTTTCTGGAAAAAGATGAGCTCCAAAGAATACCCATTTCGGAAAGTTTCTGA
- the trpS gene encoding tryptophan--tRNA ligase produces the protein MRILTGVQPSGKLHLGNFFSVIRKLKEYQNSTDLFCFVADLHSLTTFSSKEKQNENSYNALCDFLALGIDPNKCTFWLQSSVPEVTELTWYLSHSISVNQLNLAHSYKDKVAKGFNPGGGLFLYPVLMAADILGFDSDRVPVGKDQKQHLEFARDIASSFNREIGPVFKIPEPEIDEATALVPGTDGQKMSKSYGNTINFFDTEKELKKSIMSIMTDSAGVDEAKDPEKSHIFAIHSLFLNQTERESLKQKFLIPGTGYGDLKKQLLQDTLDYFAPYRKEREKIASDPTFVNTALKQGRDKARNTITTVLDRVRKELGIYRF, from the coding sequence ATGAGGATTCTTACAGGAGTCCAACCCTCCGGTAAACTTCATTTAGGAAATTTTTTCTCTGTCATTCGAAAGCTGAAAGAATATCAAAACTCCACGGACTTATTCTGTTTCGTAGCGGATCTGCATTCCCTCACAACATTCTCCTCAAAAGAAAAACAAAATGAAAATTCCTACAACGCGCTCTGCGATTTTTTAGCGTTGGGAATCGATCCGAACAAATGTACGTTCTGGCTTCAATCGTCCGTTCCGGAAGTCACCGAACTGACTTGGTATTTGAGTCATTCGATTTCGGTGAACCAATTAAATCTCGCGCATTCTTATAAGGATAAGGTTGCAAAAGGTTTCAACCCGGGTGGGGGACTTTTTTTGTATCCGGTATTGATGGCGGCGGACATACTCGGATTTGACAGCGATCGAGTTCCTGTCGGCAAGGATCAAAAACAACATTTGGAATTTGCAAGAGACATCGCCTCCAGCTTTAACAGAGAAATCGGTCCGGTATTTAAAATACCCGAACCGGAGATCGACGAAGCGACCGCGTTGGTTCCAGGAACCGACGGTCAAAAGATGTCCAAATCATACGGAAATACTATCAATTTTTTTGATACCGAAAAAGAACTTAAGAAATCCATAATGTCCATCATGACCGATTCAGCAGGAGTGGACGAGGCAAAGGATCCGGAAAAAAGTCATATCTTTGCGATTCATTCCCTATTCTTAAATCAAACGGAAAGAGAATCCCTCAAACAGAAATTTTTGATTCCCGGAACTGGTTATGGGGATTTGAAAAAACAACTTTTACAGGATACATTGGATTATTTTGCTCCTTACAGAAAGGAAAGGGAAAAAATCGCATCCGACCCGACCTTTGTAAACACCGCCTTAAAACAAGGAAGAGATAAGGCCCGCAATACGATCACAACCGTTTTGGATCGTGTCAGAAAAGAATTGGGGATCTATCGATTTTAA